The genomic region TCCTGCTTATCATCGCAAATCGTAATTCTCATATGCCAACTGCTCCTTTTTTGATTTTAGCGCTTTCCTTTACAAGGAGCAATACAAAGCAAAATATCAACATTTTTCGTTTTGTGGCAATTCTACACTTATTTATGCACTTGGCAATAGTCAAAGAGCTGGGTACTGAGCCCACCTACTCGCATAAGCTGAGCATCAGTAACATGTGTATAATGTTTTTCCATACTTTCGGACCTATGTCCCATAATCATCATCCTATCTTCCATAGAAATTCTCTCATCTTTGCCAATGGTTGAGAAACTATGTCGCAGAGAGTGAAAAGTCAGATTCCTTTTCTTACGTTGCCTACTGTCGATTCCAATTGCATCCAATACCTTGTAAAAAGTTTTCCGGATAGTTGTATCAGTCAGCACACCCCTGCTACGCGAATTCCAAAATACAAAACCAGACCTACCAGGATCCTCCTGTGCCCTGAGACGCAGTTCTTCGCCCAGAGAATGAGGTATGCAAAGGTAACGGTTATATTTACCCTTTGTCCCCTTAAGTCCCGTGTACGGGGCAATGGATGCACATACATTGACTTTATCCAGCAAGTTGCCGTCCTCATCTTTCATACCAGTCTGTAGGATATCCTTGGCTTGTAAAGCTCTCACTTCTCCCATTCTCATTCCGGTAGATAAAGCCAATGAAATAGCCAATGCATATGCTTTATCCAAATCTTGGACCTTT from Spirochaetia bacterium harbors:
- a CDS encoding tyrosine-type recombinase/integrase: MTAKSVEVLRERLGIVSIEPVVYRDDACIIAQKALEAGLVFASDSQQPFDTYCKTFWDYDTSGYVKRKNQHKPDTIGKEYCINMLSNYVHNAALFLPQGIRLCEVRTRHIEDMISCLFSEKQLSSGTIAQVLLSISIPLREAHRLGMIPINPAARIESIARQTKEKGTFTLKELQEIGKKVQDLDKAYALAISLALSTGMRMGEVRALQAKDILQTGMKDEDGNLLDKVNVCASIAPYTGLKGTKGKYNRYLCIPHSLGEELRLRAQEDPGRSGFVFWNSRSRGVLTDTTIRKTFYKVLDAIGIDSRQRKKRNLTFHSLRHSFSTIGKDERISMEDRMMIMGHRSESMEKHYTHVTDAQLMRVGGLSTQLFDYCQVHK